A section of the Terriglobales bacterium genome encodes:
- the murC gene encoding UDP-N-acetylmuramate--L-alanine ligase, with protein sequence MFAKVQRIHFVGIGGIGMSGIAEVLLNLGYKVSGSDLRESSVTQRLASLGAIIFIGHRAENVTGSEAVVTTSAVTRDNPEIQAARAQHTPVIPRAEMLAELMRLKYGIAIAGMHGKTTTTSMVAAVLAAGGLDPTVVVGGRVDAMGSNARLGKSQYLVAEADESDRSFLKLSPILSIVTNVDREHMDCYRDMDDVEQAFVDFMNRVPFYGAVIACQDDERLRNLLPRLERRVITYGAGEECDFHTRVLEEGCRSEDGRPRSRFEVVNRGTKIGEFDLHVPGHHNVLNATAAVAAGIGLDIPAEKISEALSQFRGVDRRFQLKGKVDGVSVVDDYGHHPTEIRATLAAARQCGFRNIHVIFQPHRYTRTRDLADEFETAFGYADTLQLLDIYAASEEPIPGVTAEGLAERITSSGTQAEYVTSFADAASHAASNAKSGDLVLTLGAGSVYQIGPLVLEELEKRNARRMSSKQGVSSLEGKSPDHPITR encoded by the coding sequence ATGTTTGCCAAAGTTCAACGAATTCATTTCGTCGGCATAGGCGGTATCGGCATGAGCGGCATTGCTGAGGTGCTGCTTAACCTGGGCTACAAGGTCTCGGGTTCCGATTTGCGCGAGTCATCGGTCACGCAACGCCTTGCGAGCCTCGGTGCCATCATCTTTATTGGGCATCGTGCGGAGAATGTCACAGGATCCGAGGCGGTGGTCACCACATCGGCGGTCACGCGAGACAATCCCGAAATCCAGGCTGCGCGAGCACAGCACACTCCGGTGATTCCCCGTGCCGAGATGCTCGCCGAACTCATGCGCCTGAAGTACGGCATCGCGATTGCCGGCATGCATGGCAAGACCACAACCACATCGATGGTTGCCGCGGTGCTCGCGGCCGGCGGACTCGATCCCACAGTCGTCGTTGGTGGACGCGTAGATGCTATGGGCTCTAATGCACGCTTGGGGAAATCGCAGTATTTGGTCGCCGAAGCCGATGAGAGCGACCGGTCGTTTCTGAAGCTCTCGCCGATTCTGTCGATTGTGACCAACGTCGATCGCGAACACATGGACTGCTATCGCGATATGGACGATGTGGAACAAGCTTTCGTCGATTTCATGAACCGAGTTCCTTTTTATGGCGCGGTGATCGCATGTCAGGACGATGAACGTCTTCGCAACCTGCTCCCCCGATTAGAGCGCCGTGTAATTACGTACGGTGCTGGGGAGGAGTGCGATTTTCACACTCGCGTGTTGGAGGAAGGCTGCAGATCCGAAGACGGGCGGCCACGCAGCCGGTTCGAGGTCGTGAACCGTGGGACGAAGATCGGCGAGTTTGATCTCCATGTGCCCGGCCACCACAACGTGCTGAATGCGACGGCCGCGGTCGCAGCCGGAATCGGACTGGATATCCCTGCAGAGAAGATTTCCGAAGCGCTCTCGCAATTTCGCGGCGTAGATCGCCGTTTCCAGCTCAAAGGCAAGGTCGACGGAGTGAGCGTCGTCGACGATTACGGGCATCATCCCACAGAGATACGCGCGACTCTGGCAGCCGCTCGGCAGTGTGGATTCAGGAACATCCATGTGATCTTTCAACCACATCGTTACACGCGCACCCGCGATCTCGCCGACGAATTCGAAACCGCTTTTGGCTATGCCGATACGCTTCAATTGCTCGATATTTATGCTGCGAGCGAAGAACCGATTCCTGGTGTAACGGCCGAAGGACTAGCTGAGCGCATCACGTCTTCTGGAACACAAGCTGAATACGTCACCTCGTTTGCTGATGCTGCAAGTCATGCTGCATCAAATGCGAAGAGTGGAGATCTCGTGCTCACTCTCGGTGCAGGCAGCGTTTATCAAATTGGACCACTAGTATTGGAAGAGCTTGAGAAGCGAAACGCGCGCCGCATGTCGAGCAAACAGGGCGTTTCATCGCTTGAAGGCAAATCACCCGATCACCCGATCACCCGATGA
- the murG gene encoding undecaprenyldiphospho-muramoylpentapeptide beta-N-acetylglucosaminyltransferase produces MRVAIVGGGTGGHVIPALAVARELRQVHSAEVIFVGTSRGIETRLVPQAGFELRLVQVGQLKGVSLARRARTLTDIPRAVLACRKIFAEFRPEVVIGVGGYASGPGMLAALLMRISTLAFEPNLVPGFANRVVARYVTAAAVHFEETKKFFHNARVTGVPVRQEFFKIAERKFSPPGSLLVFGGSQGARILNQTMIDAIPKWHALGIHIRHQTGERDFERVDAAYRQANLPVEVSRFIDDMPAAFAQADAVLCRSGASTVAEITAAGKPAIFVPFALAADDHQLKNAQALESAGAARMIPESQLSPASLSAVVAEMLGNPTALLSMSAKAQSLSHPNAGKEIATMAADISKTPGVRK; encoded by the coding sequence ATGCGGGTAGCGATTGTGGGCGGAGGCACTGGCGGTCACGTAATTCCTGCACTGGCCGTCGCGCGCGAGCTTCGCCAGGTTCACTCTGCAGAAGTCATCTTCGTGGGCACGAGTCGGGGGATCGAGACCCGCCTCGTTCCGCAGGCCGGGTTTGAGCTGCGTCTAGTCCAGGTTGGACAACTGAAGGGTGTCAGCTTGGCTCGTCGTGCCAGGACGCTCACGGATATTCCTCGAGCAGTCCTCGCCTGCCGCAAGATCTTTGCCGAGTTTCGGCCGGAAGTTGTGATCGGTGTTGGCGGATATGCTTCTGGTCCCGGCATGTTGGCAGCTCTGTTGATGCGCATCTCCACTCTCGCTTTCGAACCTAATCTGGTGCCGGGATTCGCCAACCGAGTCGTGGCCCGTTACGTGACCGCAGCAGCGGTGCATTTTGAGGAGACCAAGAAGTTCTTCCATAATGCCCGTGTGACCGGCGTGCCCGTGAGGCAGGAATTCTTCAAAATCGCCGAGCGAAAGTTCTCGCCTCCAGGCTCGTTACTCGTGTTTGGCGGCAGCCAGGGCGCGCGCATACTCAACCAGACCATGATTGACGCTATTCCAAAGTGGCACGCACTTGGCATTCACATTCGCCACCAGACCGGCGAGCGCGATTTCGAGCGCGTAGATGCGGCGTACAGGCAGGCGAACCTCCCGGTCGAGGTGAGCCGCTTCATTGATGACATGCCTGCGGCATTTGCTCAGGCGGATGCGGTGTTATGCCGATCTGGAGCCAGCACCGTCGCCGAGATTACTGCCGCAGGAAAGCCCGCCATATTCGTTCCATTTGCGTTAGCAGCCGATGATCATCAACTCAAGAATGCACAGGCATTAGAGAGCGCGGGCGCAGCGCGCATGATTCCGGAATCGCAACTCAGCCCGGCGAGCCTCAGTGCGGTCGTCGCGGAAATGCTCGGAAATCCAACAGCGTTGCTTAGCATGTCAGCCAAAGCGCAATCGTTGTCCCATCCGAACGCAGGAAAGGAAATCGCCACGATGGCGGCGGACATATCAAAGACCCCTGGGGTAAGGAAATGA
- the ftsW gene encoding putative lipid II flippase FtsW: MAKRVSVDRWLFGATLLLVLLGLVMVFSASAVMAKDRFGSPYTFLLRQIGWTCAGVLAMVVLMRVDYRKYKHPAVVFTLLGVTMVLLVAVLFLDRSHNTHRWIRFGVLSFQPSELAKPALIFFLAFFLETRTGAIDDWRRTLLPAVLPSLIFSLLIVKQPDLGTALVCMAMTASVLFVVGMELRYLGYGVLASLPALYYLLFHVGFRRQRMLAFVDPWADPQGAGFHMIQSLIAVGTGGIAGIGLMEGKQKLFYLPEPHTDFIFAVIAEELGLLGTVAVVALFGVFCYRGMRAAIRTSDLYARLLAVGITSTIAIQAFFNISVVLGLLPTKGIPLPFISYGGSSLFITLACVGVLLNISQQTD; encoded by the coding sequence ATGGCGAAGCGCGTCAGCGTTGATCGCTGGCTCTTCGGCGCCACTCTCCTTCTTGTTCTTCTTGGACTGGTCATGGTCTTCAGCGCTTCAGCCGTGATGGCCAAAGACCGCTTTGGGTCCCCGTACACCTTCCTCTTGCGGCAAATCGGTTGGACCTGCGCAGGAGTGCTCGCGATGGTTGTGCTCATGCGAGTGGACTACCGGAAATACAAGCATCCCGCCGTGGTCTTTACCCTACTCGGCGTGACGATGGTGCTGTTGGTAGCGGTGCTGTTTCTCGACCGCTCGCACAATACTCATCGTTGGATACGCTTCGGCGTGCTCTCCTTCCAGCCTTCAGAGCTGGCAAAGCCCGCGCTCATTTTCTTTCTAGCATTCTTTTTGGAGACCAGAACCGGAGCGATCGATGATTGGCGGCGAACTCTGCTGCCCGCCGTGCTACCCAGCCTGATTTTTTCACTGCTGATTGTGAAGCAGCCCGACCTGGGCACCGCTCTAGTCTGCATGGCCATGACTGCCTCAGTGCTGTTTGTTGTCGGCATGGAGCTGAGGTACCTGGGATATGGAGTGCTGGCTAGCTTGCCCGCGCTGTATTACCTCCTCTTTCATGTCGGCTTCCGCCGTCAGCGCATGCTGGCATTTGTGGATCCTTGGGCCGACCCGCAGGGCGCAGGTTTCCATATGATTCAGTCGCTCATTGCGGTGGGCACGGGGGGCATCGCTGGTATCGGACTTATGGAAGGGAAGCAGAAGCTCTTTTATCTTCCTGAGCCGCACACCGATTTCATTTTTGCCGTGATCGCCGAAGAACTCGGCCTGCTGGGCACGGTGGCAGTGGTCGCGTTGTTTGGAGTGTTTTGTTACCGGGGCATGCGAGCGGCGATCCGCACCTCAGACCTCTACGCTCGATTGCTTGCAGTTGGCATCACCAGCACGATCGCGATTCAAGCCTTCTTCAATATCAGCGTGGTGCTAGGTTTGCTCCCGACGAAGGGTATTCCTCTGCCGTTCATCTCCTACGGCGGAAGTTCGCTCTTCATTACGCTCGCCTGCGTGGGTGTGCTGCTGAATATCAGCCAGCAGACAGACTAG